In Gossypium hirsutum isolate 1008001.06 chromosome D06, Gossypium_hirsutum_v2.1, whole genome shotgun sequence, one genomic interval encodes:
- the LOC107892519 gene encoding MLO-like protein 6, translating into MSTTMAPPPPVVDTEKLARSLEETPTWAVAVVCLVIVVVSIFIEHGIHMLGKWLKKRNKPALYEALDKVKIELMLMGFISFLLTILKDSIADICISKSVADTWHPCDKNSKAKYPPKETDKCREKGKVAFVSTYGIHQLHVFIFVLAISHILYCITTYVLGSYKMKTWKTWENETKTVEYQYYNDPERFRFARDTSFGRRHLSFWSSSTLSVWIVCFFRQFYGSVTKVDYLTLRHGFIMAHLPPERETKFDFQKYIERSLEDDFKVVVGISPIIWFIAVFFLLAYTHGWRSYLWLPFIPLIIILMVGTKLQVIITKMGLRIQERGGVVKGTPLVEPGDELFWFGRPSFLLLLIHIVLFTNAFQLAFFVWSTYEFTINSCYHEKVEDIVIRISMGVIIQVLCSYVTLPLYALVNQMGTKIRPTIFNERVADALKNWRDTAKENTKHGRRSENTTPFSSRPGTPTRGMSPVHLLHNYPRKREESGHTSPAHSDFENDNWDPADTFANSSSHRDIGVPEVRRGGSQLEMREVANVRVLESRASQRVSTSSRIARTQHEIDISPSSFSFAKR; encoded by the exons TGGTTGAAGAAAAGGAATAAACCAGCTCTTTACGAAGCACTCGACAAGGTTAAAATag AGCTGATGCTGATGGGATTTATATCATTCCTACTAACTATACTTAAAGACAGTATAGCTGACATTTGCATATCAAAAAGCGTTGCGGACACGTGGCATCCTTGTGATAAGAATTCCAAGGCTAAATACCCTCCTAAAGAGACTGATAAATGTCGAGAAAAG gGAAAAGTAGCATTTGTGTCGACATATGGAATCCACCAGCTTCATGTATTCATCTTTGTGTTGGCAATCTCTCATATTCTGTATTGCATTACCACCTATGTTTTGGGAAGTTACAAG ATGAAGACGTGGAAGACTTGGGAAAATGAAACCAAGACTGTTGAATATCAATATTACAATg ATCCTGAGAGGTTCAGATTTGCAAGGGACACTTCATTTGGACGTAGACATTTGAGCTTTTGGAGTAGCTCCACTTTATCTGTTTGGATT GTGTGTTTCTTTAGACAATTTTATGGGTCAGTTACAAAGGTTGATTACTTGACATTGAGACATGGATTTATCATG GCACATTTGCCACCAGAAAGGGAAACAAAATTCGATTTTCAGAAATACATAGAAAGATCATTAGAAGATGATTTTAAAGTTGTAGTTGGAATCAG TCCTATCATATGGTTTATTGCAGTCTTCTTCCTTCTTGCCTATACACATG GATGGAGATCTTATTTGTGGCTTCCTTTTATCCCCTTAATT ATAATTCTAATGGTTGGAACCAAGCTGCAAGTGATCATAACAAAAATGGGGTTAAGGATTCAAGAGAGAGGGGGTGTGGTGAAGGGTACACCACTGGTTGAACCAGGCGATGAACTCTTCTGGTTCGGCCGCCCTAGCTTCCTCCTCCTTCTCATTCACATCGTTCTTTTTACG AATGCATTTCAACTGGCCTTTTTCGTGTGGAGCACG TATGAATTCACCATAAATTCTTGCTACCATGAGAAAGTTGAAGATATCGTCATTAGAATCTCTATGGG GGTCATTATACAGGTTCTTTGCAGTTACGTCACTCTTCCACTCTATGCTTTAGTGAACCAG ATGGGAACAAAGATAAGACCAACAATCTTCAATGAAAGAGTTGCTGATGCACTTAAGAATTGGCGTGACACAGCGAAGGAAAATACTAAACACGGCAGGCGTTCGGAGAATACAACGCCATTTTCAAGCAGGCCGGGAACTCCAACACGTGGGATGTCTCCGGTCCATCTTCTGCATAACTATCCCCGAAAACGTGAGGAAAGTGGTCATACGTCTCCGGCGCATTCAGACTTTGAGAACGACAATTGGGATCCGGCCGATACGTTTGCCAACTCTTCAAGTCACCGAGATATCGGTGTTCCTGAAGTCCGTCGTGGTGGATCGCAATTAGAAATGAGGGAAGTTGCAAACGTGAGGGTTCTAGAATCTAGAGCTTCACAAAGGGTATCGACGTCATCTCGGATAGCTCGAACACAACACGAGATCGATATTAGTCCGTCGAGTTTTTCCTTTGCAAAAAGATGA